In Oleiharenicola lentus, the following are encoded in one genomic region:
- a CDS encoding CHASE domain-containing protein, with protein sequence MAPSSFLTKYRRGTVALVLLLGASLSVLMWDLATRQESERLRTAFLSRAQTQAAVAQQRLSAYQEMVYNLRDAFIGQSTVSREEFGRVSRSLFERHAGVQALQWVQIVPHEQRTAFEQQVAGELNRPFLIRQRQADGSLLPAAVGAEYFVINYLEPLAGNEAVLGYDVLTAPTAPILQAARTDRQFKVTPVLRLAQSTPGQSEPGVIFILPYWRTNGSDRGVEGFLQGVFLVQTMLSQSHQLTTNEALDTYYFDVSDGTNPQVLYANFGGAEPLRDNPRLSLSLPADDPADLQTTFIMGGRTWKMVIRQNAEWARLSRSNQPRIILGAGLIITALLALFVNSLLQRTAQIERVVHERTRQLRASEARLQDILDHSPALIFLKDLEGRFLLCNEAFCRYSRCPREKIIGRLDGDFVPGEDARRFREMDAQVLAAGKPIEFEIRSTDPADKTLYLTHKFPLLDERGRPYALCGIATDITDRQAAEEHKRLLERKLLEAQKLESLGVLAGGVAHDFNNILTSILGNASLAALDLPENHRVRRQLAQIERAAQRAADLCSQMLAYAGRATVLTAPVNLSELIRDTAALLEISVGKRVRLDLQLDDQAPAVLGDATQLRQIVMNLVINAADAMDQRADGVVIVRTATHDLAAAFFEEAIHSPKRPAGRYVGLEVSDNGSGMPPEVLARIFEPFFTTKFSGRGLGLAAVLGIVQSHGGALFVESTPGKGTTFRLFLPATQVQAAGTRAPFAPIPGSLRGTVLVVDDEESVRLVGMQTLTVLGVTALGAADGEAAIELLRTHAGPIDLVLLDLTMPGLSGDETLRRLREIRPDLRAIIMSGFSEGEIMQRCADLGIAGYLPKPFDVATLTAKVQPLLG encoded by the coding sequence ATGGCCCCGTCGAGTTTTCTGACCAAGTATCGCCGCGGCACCGTCGCGCTGGTCCTCTTGCTCGGCGCCTCCCTTTCGGTCCTGATGTGGGACTTGGCCACCCGTCAGGAAAGCGAACGTCTCCGCACCGCGTTCCTGAGCCGGGCCCAGACCCAGGCCGCTGTCGCCCAGCAGCGCCTCAGCGCCTATCAGGAGATGGTTTACAACCTGCGCGACGCCTTCATCGGCCAATCCACGGTCAGCCGCGAGGAATTTGGCCGCGTCAGCCGCTCGCTGTTCGAGCGCCATGCCGGCGTGCAAGCGCTCCAGTGGGTGCAGATCGTGCCTCACGAGCAAAGAACCGCGTTTGAGCAACAGGTTGCCGGCGAGTTGAATCGTCCCTTCCTCATCCGGCAGCGTCAGGCGGATGGCTCGCTCCTGCCCGCGGCTGTCGGAGCGGAATATTTCGTCATCAATTATCTCGAGCCCCTGGCCGGCAACGAGGCCGTGCTCGGCTACGACGTGCTGACCGCGCCGACCGCCCCCATCTTGCAAGCCGCCCGCACGGACCGGCAGTTCAAGGTCACTCCCGTCCTGCGTCTGGCCCAGTCCACCCCCGGCCAGTCCGAGCCCGGAGTGATCTTCATCCTGCCCTACTGGCGCACCAACGGCTCGGACCGCGGCGTGGAGGGCTTCTTGCAGGGGGTCTTCCTCGTGCAGACCATGCTTTCCCAATCCCACCAGCTGACGACGAACGAGGCACTGGACACCTATTATTTCGACGTGAGCGACGGCACCAACCCCCAGGTGCTCTATGCGAACTTCGGCGGCGCAGAGCCCCTGCGCGACAATCCCCGCCTGTCCCTGTCCCTCCCGGCCGATGATCCGGCCGACCTGCAGACGACCTTCATCATGGGCGGACGCACCTGGAAAATGGTCATCCGGCAGAATGCGGAATGGGCCCGGTTGTCCCGGTCAAACCAGCCGCGGATCATCCTCGGCGCCGGCCTGATCATCACAGCGCTGCTCGCGCTGTTCGTGAACAGCCTGCTCCAGCGCACCGCCCAGATCGAGCGCGTCGTGCACGAGCGCACCCGCCAGCTTCGCGCCAGCGAGGCCCGGCTACAGGACATCCTGGACCACAGCCCCGCACTGATCTTCCTGAAGGATCTCGAGGGTCGCTTCCTCCTCTGCAACGAGGCGTTTTGCCGCTACAGCCGCTGCCCACGCGAAAAGATCATCGGCCGGCTCGACGGGGATTTTGTCCCGGGGGAAGATGCCCGCCGGTTTCGCGAGATGGACGCCCAGGTGCTGGCCGCGGGCAAACCGATAGAGTTCGAAATTCGGTCCACCGATCCGGCAGACAAGACCCTCTACCTCACCCACAAGTTCCCGCTGCTGGACGAACGGGGCCGACCCTACGCCCTCTGCGGCATCGCCACCGACATCACCGACCGCCAGGCCGCCGAGGAACACAAGCGCCTGCTGGAGCGCAAGCTGCTCGAGGCCCAGAAATTGGAGAGTCTGGGGGTGCTGGCCGGCGGCGTCGCCCACGACTTCAACAACATCCTCACCTCCATCCTCGGCAACGCCTCGCTCGCCGCGCTCGACCTGCCCGAAAACCACAGGGTCCGCCGCCAGCTCGCGCAGATCGAACGCGCTGCCCAACGCGCCGCCGATCTCTGCTCGCAGATGCTGGCCTACGCAGGCCGCGCCACCGTTCTCACCGCCCCGGTCAACCTCTCCGAACTTATCCGCGACACCGCCGCCCTGCTGGAAATCAGCGTCGGCAAGCGCGTGCGCCTCGACCTGCAGCTCGACGACCAGGCGCCCGCGGTCTTGGGCGACGCCACCCAGCTGCGCCAGATCGTGATGAACCTCGTCATCAACGCCGCCGACGCGATGGATCAGCGCGCCGACGGCGTCGTGATCGTCCGCACCGCCACCCACGACCTTGCCGCCGCGTTCTTCGAGGAGGCCATCCACTCGCCCAAGCGGCCGGCCGGCCGCTACGTCGGCCTGGAGGTGAGCGACAACGGCAGCGGCATGCCCCCGGAGGTGTTGGCCCGCATCTTCGAGCCGTTTTTCACCACCAAATTCTCGGGCCGCGGCCTCGGCCTCGCCGCGGTGCTCGGCATCGTGCAGAGTCACGGCGGAGCGCTGTTCGTCGAGTCGACCCCGGGCAAAGGGACGACTTTCCGACTGTTCCTCCCGGCCACCCAGGTCCAGGCCGCCGGCACCCGCGCCCCCTTTGCGCCCATTCCGGGATCATTGCGCGGAACCGTGCTCGTGGTGGATGATGAGGAATCGGTGCGACTCGTTGGCATGCAGACCCTCACCGTTCTCGGGGTGACCGCCCTCGGAGCCGCCGATGGCGAAGCCGCGATCGAACTGTTGCGCACGCATGCGGGACCGATCGACCTCGTGCTGCTCGATCTGACCATGCCCGGCCTTTCGGGCGACGAGACTCTGCGCCGGTTGCGGGAAATCCGGCCGGACCTGCGGGCCATCATCATGAGCGGCTTCAGCGAAGGGGAGATCATGCAGCGTTGCGCCGATCTCGGCATCGCCGGCTACCTGCCCAAACCCTTCGACGTCGCAACCCTGACCGCCAAGGTCCAGCCGCTGCTCGGCTGA
- a CDS encoding MFS transporter, giving the protein MTSATPAQPAKPLSLGVIFLTLYIDLIGFSIFFPVGPAMLEWYVNREAEGGLLGTLIRHLEALAHAAHASDLATGALFAGALGSVYALMQFVFSPVWGARSDRTGRRPVLLMTIAGNAFSYLLLFFSGNFLLFFAGRILGGIMGGNIAVAIAAVSDVTSRENRAKGMGIVGVAFGLGFLTGPAIGGLTAGFNLLDRWPGLAAWGVHPFSVPAAIAFALCLLNLFWVQARFTETLPPEARGGAAATLRERNPLHSLFQQPDAAIRRVNLVGFVVTFGFSFFESVISFFTADALHYSPRDLTLIFVNIGLVSIVTQGVLARRFVPKLGEKFSAVAGMALIGVAFAGLGYAIGVAKSAPLMYLMLTLSTIGSGFANVALSSLVSLYAKPEEQGKVLGIYRSLGFLARALSPAVAGWLFFNSGGTITFVIASVILLVSAALGTGLPRPHK; this is encoded by the coding sequence GTGACTTCCGCCACGCCAGCTCAACCCGCCAAGCCGCTCTCCCTGGGCGTCATCTTCCTGACACTCTACATCGACCTGATCGGCTTCTCGATCTTCTTCCCGGTCGGCCCGGCCATGCTGGAGTGGTATGTGAACCGCGAGGCTGAGGGCGGCCTGCTGGGCACCCTCATCCGCCATCTGGAGGCGCTGGCCCACGCCGCACACGCCTCCGACCTGGCCACCGGCGCGCTGTTCGCCGGTGCCCTCGGCTCGGTCTATGCGCTGATGCAGTTCGTTTTTTCGCCGGTCTGGGGCGCCCGCTCCGACCGCACCGGACGCCGGCCCGTGCTGCTGATGACCATCGCGGGCAACGCCTTCAGCTACCTGCTGCTGTTCTTCAGCGGCAATTTTCTGCTCTTCTTCGCCGGCCGCATTCTTGGCGGCATCATGGGCGGCAATATCGCCGTGGCCATCGCCGCGGTCTCCGACGTGACCTCGCGCGAGAACCGCGCCAAGGGAATGGGCATTGTCGGCGTGGCCTTCGGCCTCGGTTTCCTGACCGGACCGGCCATCGGCGGCCTCACCGCCGGGTTCAACCTGCTCGACCGCTGGCCGGGCCTCGCGGCGTGGGGCGTCCATCCGTTCAGCGTGCCGGCGGCCATCGCCTTCGCCCTGTGCCTGCTCAACCTCTTCTGGGTTCAGGCCCGTTTCACCGAGACGTTGCCCCCGGAGGCCCGCGGCGGGGCGGCCGCAACCTTGCGCGAGCGCAACCCGCTGCACTCCCTCTTCCAGCAACCCGACGCCGCCATCCGCCGCGTCAACCTCGTGGGCTTCGTGGTGACCTTCGGTTTCAGCTTCTTCGAGTCGGTCATCAGCTTCTTCACGGCCGACGCCCTCCACTACAGCCCGCGCGACCTCACGCTGATTTTCGTCAATATCGGCCTCGTTTCCATCGTCACCCAAGGCGTGCTCGCGCGGCGCTTCGTGCCGAAGCTTGGTGAAAAATTTTCCGCCGTCGCCGGCATGGCGCTCATTGGCGTGGCGTTCGCCGGGCTCGGCTACGCCATTGGCGTCGCGAAATCGGCCCCGCTGATGTATCTGATGCTCACGCTCAGCACCATCGGCTCGGGCTTCGCCAACGTCGCCCTCTCCTCGCTGGTCTCGCTCTATGCCAAGCCCGAGGAACAGGGCAAGGTCCTCGGCATTTACCGGTCGCTCGGCTTCCTTGCCCGGGCGCTCAGCCCGGCCGTTGCCGGCTGGCTTTTCTTCAACTCGGGCGGCACGATCACCTTCGTGATCGCCAGTGTCATCCTGCTCGTCTCCGCCGCCCTTGGCACCGGCCTGCCGCGGCCGCACAAATGA
- a CDS encoding aspartyl protease family protein yields MTGCISRGDRSPAATRVVPQPVRVPARILSNFFLVEAKQDDGKTYRFMVDTGSSVMLVSPALGDALKRKERKGTPPRTLPVRGANGREVTLPAIILRHFQLGDAHFDRVPAIVYDFSDLSAHLGVTIDGVVGFPLFRDTLLTLDYPAAQLEIAPHPVVAPAIVNNARTTVLAYNRDQTTPLVPVQMGNESFFALLDTGSDLGLSLNPAGLNPRFVHGPRVGMIVSSLHGDNRQLVGRLQQNITLGNLVVHQPVVDLTDQLSSLGGELLRNFRITFDQQRHLVTLARAAEGPVEMTGRRSTGLSFRRFPNYWRLLAVVPDTPNSKLPAQPGDLCVRINGELIEHWTFERYAELVRTSPRITYTFLSGSQESDHEVQVFELVP; encoded by the coding sequence ATGACGGGCTGCATCAGCCGTGGCGACCGGTCGCCGGCTGCGACCCGCGTCGTGCCGCAGCCGGTGCGCGTACCGGCCCGCATCCTCTCGAATTTCTTCCTCGTCGAGGCGAAACAGGATGACGGGAAGACCTACCGTTTCATGGTCGATACGGGCTCGTCGGTGATGCTCGTGTCGCCGGCGCTCGGCGACGCCCTCAAGCGCAAGGAACGCAAGGGCACCCCGCCCCGCACGCTCCCGGTGCGCGGCGCCAACGGCCGGGAAGTCACCCTGCCCGCGATCATCCTCCGCCACTTCCAGCTCGGGGACGCCCACTTCGACCGCGTGCCGGCCATCGTCTATGATTTCTCCGACCTCTCGGCGCACCTCGGCGTGACCATTGACGGCGTCGTGGGCTTCCCGCTGTTCCGCGACACGCTGCTCACCCTCGACTACCCGGCCGCCCAGCTCGAGATCGCCCCGCACCCTGTCGTCGCGCCCGCGATCGTGAACAACGCCCGCACCACGGTGCTCGCCTACAATCGCGACCAGACCACCCCGCTCGTGCCGGTGCAGATGGGCAACGAGTCCTTCTTCGCCCTCCTCGACACCGGCAGCGACCTCGGCCTCTCGCTCAATCCCGCCGGTCTGAATCCGCGCTTCGTCCACGGTCCGCGCGTCGGCATGATCGTTTCCTCCCTGCACGGGGACAACCGCCAGCTCGTCGGCCGCCTCCAGCAGAACATCACGCTGGGCAACCTGGTGGTGCACCAGCCGGTGGTGGATCTCACCGACCAGCTCTCCTCGCTCGGCGGGGAACTGCTGCGCAACTTCCGCATCACCTTCGACCAGCAGCGCCACCTGGTGACCTTGGCCCGCGCTGCCGAGGGCCCGGTCGAGATGACGGGCCGCCGGAGCACCGGCCTCTCCTTCCGCCGTTTCCCCAACTATTGGCGCCTGCTCGCGGTGGTGCCGGACACGCCCAACAGCAAACTTCCCGCCCAGCCCGGCGACCTTTGCGTGCGCATCAATGGCGAACTGATCGAGCACTGGACCTTCGAACGCTACGCCGAGCTGGTCCGCACCTCGCCCCGGATCACCTACACTTTCCTTTCCGGTTCGCAGGAATCCGACCACGAGGTGCAGGTCTTCGAGCTGGTGCCGTAG
- a CDS encoding RsmB/NOP family class I SAM-dependent RNA methyltransferase has product MRDVKQGLNPAPEVSKPQPSGWVAAAGLVERWLARSERVDTLLEGLAAGLSPQERARAQQLFYGVVRWASRLEAALAGLMAHQPRTKVKAVLMIAGFELLEGGPDLTAKVIHHAVERAKSVTSPKEARLVNAVARKMADRLTVSPADLATEFAHPEWLVNRWTRQFGLETTRKLLEWNQQPAPVYARWRSDAPVPAFLAPTQWAGFYEVKAGHWDEIRKLATEGALYLQDPSTRLCIGLLAPVAGESILDACAAPGGKSLFIADTMKTGKVVALDEPAAPGKPDPRLQRLKENLSRAPHGVNVAMVEADLAKVNTVFYRNLSLPESYDAVLLDAPCSNTGVMRHRIDVKWRLQDGDFARHAQQQLSLLHAAARLVRPGGRLVYSTCSVDADENDGVIKAFLASRVGSRAKLVRSVQAYPWTDGHDGAGAFLFEMVS; this is encoded by the coding sequence ATGAGGGATGTCAAACAGGGTTTAAATCCGGCTCCGGAAGTCTCCAAGCCCCAGCCGAGCGGCTGGGTGGCGGCCGCCGGGCTGGTCGAGCGATGGCTGGCGCGGTCCGAGCGCGTGGATACGCTGCTGGAAGGACTTGCGGCGGGTCTGAGTCCGCAGGAGCGCGCCCGGGCGCAGCAGCTGTTTTATGGCGTGGTCCGCTGGGCCAGCCGGCTGGAGGCCGCCCTGGCCGGCCTGATGGCCCACCAACCGCGCACCAAGGTGAAGGCCGTGCTGATGATTGCCGGTTTCGAACTTTTGGAAGGCGGGCCGGACCTCACGGCCAAGGTTATTCATCACGCCGTGGAGCGGGCCAAGTCGGTCACCAGCCCCAAGGAGGCCCGCCTGGTCAACGCGGTTGCCCGCAAAATGGCCGACCGGCTGACCGTGAGCCCCGCCGACCTGGCCACGGAGTTTGCCCATCCAGAATGGCTGGTGAACCGGTGGACGAGGCAGTTTGGCCTCGAGACCACCCGAAAACTCCTGGAGTGGAACCAGCAGCCCGCGCCGGTTTATGCCCGCTGGCGGTCGGACGCCCCCGTGCCCGCCTTTCTGGCCCCGACCCAGTGGGCCGGATTTTATGAAGTGAAGGCCGGGCATTGGGACGAAATCCGCAAGCTCGCGACCGAAGGGGCGCTCTACCTGCAGGATCCCTCCACCCGCCTGTGCATCGGTTTGTTGGCGCCTGTGGCCGGCGAATCGATCCTCGACGCCTGCGCCGCGCCGGGCGGCAAGAGCCTGTTCATCGCCGACACCATGAAGACCGGCAAGGTCGTCGCCCTCGACGAGCCTGCGGCCCCCGGGAAACCCGATCCGCGGCTCCAGCGCCTGAAGGAAAATCTGTCCCGCGCCCCGCACGGGGTGAACGTGGCGATGGTCGAGGCCGACCTCGCGAAGGTGAACACCGTGTTCTACCGCAACCTTAGTCTCCCCGAGAGCTACGATGCCGTGCTGCTCGACGCGCCGTGCTCCAACACCGGGGTCATGCGCCACCGCATCGACGTGAAGTGGCGGTTGCAGGACGGCGATTTTGCCCGACACGCCCAACAGCAGCTCTCGCTCCTGCACGCCGCCGCGCGGCTGGTGCGTCCCGGTGGCCGGTTGGTTTATTCGACCTGCAGCGTGGACGCCGACGAAAACGACGGCGTCATCAAGGCCTTCCTCGCGAGCCGCGTGGGCAGCCGGGCCAAGCTGGTGCGCAGCGTCCAAGCCTATCCCTGGACCGACGGGCATGATGGCGCCGGGGCGTTTTTGTTCGAGATGGTGAGCTAA
- a CDS encoding GreA/GreB family elongation factor yields the protein MNSEAISAILSKQPALKASKAKLEAMEPGSYVVHRSWGFGQIKDYDDADQKLVIDFKGKKGHRMDPSFCVGSMDVLSPKHILARKETEPAKIKQLIEDDPVQLVIDTLSAYPNNAASAIELEIVLAQVVGDEKFKKWFTSVKKQLIKDPRVGVPAKKTELYVLRDEPVTAESEIMEEFSNTRSARRRISLAEDLLAASIKDEAKQSLGTVLNGITEAVRDSNQLDAAERLYGAFVRDELAKILGHDVGANSPNQSELIKEVRGLPAIAEKIPVHFQSRFLDLVKETHPLEWREITFALLKTSQGKFTTECINFLLENGQADELAAVLKRWKTEQNLRAPVLLWIIKNRHSKKFGKLLHDLINPRLLGAIFFAIDYEALQSAGTRRIPLAEALSDDAELISDLLATADTETARDLGNSLLLNQGFEELTKKSLLARFIKLFPSLQSLVSGEADSKEDQLLVSRDSYEKKRVEYEEIVSKRIPDNSKAIATAREHGDLKENSEFKMAKQDQSVLMGQKAQLERDLARARITDFAEATTDQVSVGTVVDLRDVASGKAVRYSVLGAWDSDPETHRIAYKTPLGQALLGRKVGEHVKLKIGGVQHEYQLAGITRFVDAKS from the coding sequence ATGAATTCTGAAGCCATCTCCGCGATCCTCAGCAAGCAACCCGCCCTCAAGGCGTCCAAAGCCAAGCTGGAGGCGATGGAACCCGGCTCCTACGTTGTCCACCGCAGCTGGGGTTTCGGCCAGATCAAGGACTACGACGACGCCGACCAGAAGCTCGTCATCGACTTCAAGGGCAAGAAAGGCCACCGCATGGATCCGTCCTTCTGCGTCGGCAGCATGGACGTGCTCTCGCCCAAGCACATCCTCGCCCGCAAGGAGACCGAGCCGGCCAAGATCAAGCAGCTCATCGAGGATGACCCGGTCCAGCTCGTGATCGACACCCTCTCCGCCTACCCGAACAATGCCGCCAGCGCGATTGAGCTGGAGATCGTTCTCGCGCAGGTGGTTGGCGACGAGAAATTCAAAAAGTGGTTCACCAGCGTCAAGAAGCAGCTCATCAAGGACCCCCGCGTCGGCGTCCCCGCCAAGAAGACCGAGCTCTACGTGCTCCGGGACGAGCCTGTGACCGCCGAGTCGGAGATCATGGAGGAGTTCTCCAACACCCGCTCCGCGCGCCGCCGCATCTCCCTCGCCGAAGATCTGCTCGCCGCCTCCATCAAGGACGAGGCGAAGCAGTCGCTCGGCACCGTGCTCAACGGCATCACCGAGGCCGTGCGCGACAGCAACCAGCTCGATGCCGCCGAGCGCCTCTACGGCGCCTTTGTGCGCGATGAGCTCGCCAAGATTCTCGGCCACGACGTCGGAGCCAACTCGCCCAACCAGTCCGAGCTGATCAAGGAAGTCCGCGGCCTGCCCGCCATCGCCGAGAAGATCCCCGTACACTTCCAGTCCCGTTTCCTCGATCTCGTGAAGGAAACCCACCCCCTCGAGTGGCGCGAGATCACCTTCGCCCTCCTCAAGACCTCGCAGGGCAAGTTTACCACCGAGTGCATCAACTTCCTCCTGGAGAACGGCCAGGCCGACGAGCTCGCCGCCGTGCTCAAACGCTGGAAGACCGAACAGAATCTCCGCGCCCCGGTCTTGCTCTGGATCATCAAGAACCGCCACTCGAAGAAGTTCGGCAAGCTCCTGCACGACCTCATCAACCCGCGCCTGCTCGGGGCGATCTTCTTCGCCATCGACTACGAAGCCCTGCAGTCCGCCGGCACCCGCCGCATCCCCCTGGCCGAGGCCCTGAGCGACGACGCCGAGCTCATTTCCGACCTGCTCGCCACGGCTGACACCGAGACCGCCCGCGACCTCGGCAACAGCCTGCTGCTCAACCAGGGTTTTGAGGAGCTCACCAAGAAGTCTCTCCTCGCCCGCTTCATCAAGCTGTTCCCCTCCCTCCAGTCGCTCGTCTCCGGCGAGGCCGACTCCAAGGAAGACCAGCTGCTCGTGTCCCGCGACAGCTACGAGAAGAAGCGCGTGGAATACGAGGAGATCGTCTCCAAGCGCATCCCCGACAACTCCAAGGCCATCGCCACGGCCCGCGAGCACGGCGACCTCAAGGAAAACTCCGAGTTCAAGATGGCCAAGCAGGACCAGTCCGTCCTCATGGGCCAGAAGGCCCAGCTCGAGCGTGACCTCGCCCGCGCCCGCATCACCGATTTCGCCGAAGCCACCACCGACCAGGTCTCCGTCGGCACCGTCGTGGACCTCCGCGATGTCGCCAGCGGCAAGGCTGTCCGCTACTCCGTGCTCGGCGCCTGGGACAGCGATCCTGAAACCCACCGCATCGCCTACAAGACCCCGCTCGGACAGGCTCTCCTGGGCCGCAAGGTCGGCGAGCATGTGAAGCTCAAGATCGGTGGCGTGCAGCACGAGTATCAGCTCGCCGGCATCACCCGCTTCGTGGACGCCAAGTCCTGA
- a CDS encoding ArsR/SmtB family transcription factor: MTDSWDSLKVLSDPTRLRLLALLLKEELSVAELQEILGMGQSRISSQLGLLRQAGFVSDRRDGKKAFYSLRADLSPKLLTVLRAACDSVADLPESAEDRGSLERTLQKRRQHSEQYFNLIAGRLGKGYCPGRSWEALGHLALRLVPAITVADLGAGEGLVSQLLARRAEKVWCIDNSPKMVEVGTELAKKNGLANLTYKLGDIEQVPLPDKSVDLAILSQALHHASHPQTAVNEAFRILKPGGQLLVLDLKEHDFEKAREAYGDLWLGFKESALHGFLKSAGFTKVEVNIVAREENEPHFETLLASGLKGGK; encoded by the coding sequence ATGACCGACTCCTGGGACAGTCTCAAGGTTCTCTCCGACCCCACCCGGCTCCGCCTGCTCGCCCTTCTGCTGAAGGAGGAACTTTCCGTGGCCGAACTTCAGGAAATCCTCGGCATGGGCCAGTCCCGCATCTCCTCCCAGCTCGGCCTGCTCCGTCAGGCTGGCTTTGTCAGCGACCGTCGTGACGGCAAAAAGGCCTTCTATTCCCTGCGCGCCGACCTGAGCCCGAAGCTGCTCACCGTGCTCCGTGCCGCCTGTGACTCCGTGGCCGACCTGCCGGAGTCGGCCGAGGATCGGGGCAGCCTCGAGCGCACGCTGCAGAAACGCCGCCAGCACTCTGAGCAGTATTTCAACCTCATCGCCGGCCGTCTCGGCAAGGGCTACTGCCCCGGGCGTTCGTGGGAAGCCCTTGGCCATCTCGCGCTGCGCCTCGTGCCCGCCATCACCGTGGCCGACCTCGGCGCCGGCGAGGGCCTCGTCTCCCAGCTTCTCGCCCGCCGCGCCGAGAAGGTCTGGTGCATCGACAACTCCCCCAAGATGGTCGAGGTCGGCACCGAACTCGCGAAGAAGAACGGCCTGGCCAACCTCACCTACAAGCTCGGCGACATCGAGCAGGTGCCCCTGCCCGACAAGTCAGTGGACCTCGCCATCCTCTCGCAGGCCCTGCACCACGCCAGCCACCCGCAGACCGCCGTCAACGAAGCCTTCCGCATCCTCAAGCCCGGCGGCCAGCTCCTCGTGCTCGATCTCAAGGAGCACGACTTCGAAAAGGCCCGGGAAGCCTACGGTGATCTCTGGCTCGGCTTCAAGGAGAGCGCCCTGCACGGATTCCTCAAGTCCGCCGGCTTCACCAAGGTCGAGGTCAATATCGTCGCCCGCGAGGAGAACGAGCCGCACTTCGAGACCCTGCTGGCCAGCGGCTTGAAGGGCGGAAAATAA
- a CDS encoding DoxX family membrane protein, whose product MSAVWASLDRLHAAARRNRWLARLAILTRVLLALGFLPSGWTKLVGHRFTTLPLENPVGFFFEGLYRTGWYWNFLGAAQLLAALLLLIPRTTTLGAVLYFPIIVNIFLITLSMHFSGTPVITGLMLLGSGFLLCWDYDRLAPILRPRPAPLAGR is encoded by the coding sequence ATGTCCGCCGTCTGGGCCTCCCTCGATCGCCTGCACGCCGCCGCCCGGCGCAACCGCTGGCTGGCCCGGCTGGCAATCCTCACGCGCGTCCTGCTGGCCCTCGGTTTTCTGCCGTCGGGCTGGACCAAGCTCGTGGGCCACCGCTTCACCACGCTGCCGCTGGAAAACCCCGTCGGCTTCTTCTTCGAGGGGCTCTACCGCACGGGCTGGTATTGGAACTTCCTCGGCGCGGCCCAGCTGCTGGCCGCCCTCCTTCTCCTGATCCCGCGCACCACCACGCTCGGGGCGGTGCTCTACTTTCCAATCATCGTGAACATCTTCCTCATCACGCTCTCGATGCACTTCAGCGGCACCCCGGTCATCACGGGCCTGATGCTGCTCGGCAGCGGCTTCCTGCTCTGCTGGGACTACGACCGCCTCGCCCCGATCCTGCGTCCGCGGCCCGCGCCTTTGGCGGGCCGATAG
- a CDS encoding transglutaminase-like domain-containing protein — protein sequence MATSSSPSPVLDVTVRVGCSLVYEVTGSAMLLLNLQPCRNRNHEVVFQALSLGDNLPAEQFSDSHGNQVSRVQLRPGSNFFRHDAIVRVSSRPDNHDLVDRAPQAAVALPPAVLRYAMPSRYCDSDKLANFAWEKFGTVEHGWARVQAISRWIHDNLEYRYMSGRPDLSAWDVLQRGYGVCRDFAHLAIALNRCFNVPARYVTGHLPDIGWPDPEGHMDFHAYAEVYLGGEWFTTDARFHAPRIGRIKVACGQDAVDGAFSTIFGGATLSYFQVWAYQVARGTVGVGDPLDLTRRLDNQWTVRTDPTG from the coding sequence ATGGCGACGTCCAGCTCCCCATCGCCCGTGCTTGATGTGACCGTGCGCGTGGGCTGCAGCCTGGTTTATGAGGTGACCGGCTCGGCCATGCTCCTCCTGAATCTCCAGCCCTGCCGCAACCGCAACCATGAGGTCGTCTTCCAGGCACTTTCCCTGGGCGACAACCTGCCCGCCGAGCAGTTCAGCGACAGCCATGGCAACCAGGTCAGCCGGGTGCAGCTGCGGCCGGGGAGCAATTTCTTCCGGCACGACGCCATCGTGCGGGTCTCTTCCCGGCCGGACAACCATGACTTGGTGGACCGGGCGCCGCAGGCCGCGGTCGCCCTGCCGCCGGCGGTCCTGCGCTACGCCATGCCGAGCCGGTATTGCGACTCGGACAAGCTGGCGAATTTCGCCTGGGAGAAATTCGGCACCGTCGAGCACGGGTGGGCGCGCGTGCAGGCGATCAGCCGCTGGATCCACGACAATCTGGAATACCGCTACATGTCCGGCCGGCCCGACCTGTCCGCCTGGGATGTGTTGCAACGCGGTTACGGCGTGTGCCGGGATTTCGCCCATCTCGCGATTGCCCTGAACCGCTGCTTCAACGTCCCGGCACGCTACGTGACCGGCCATCTGCCCGACATCGGCTGGCCCGACCCGGAGGGGCACATGGACTTTCACGCCTACGCCGAGGTCTATCTCGGCGGCGAGTGGTTCACCACGGATGCGCGTTTCCATGCGCCCCGCATCGGCCGGATCAAGGTGGCGTGCGGGCAGGACGCCGTGGATGGCGCCTTCTCCACGATTTTTGGCGGAGCGACACTGAGCTACTTCCAGGTCTGGGCCTACCAGGTGGCGCGCGGCACGGTCGGAGTCGGCGACCCGCTGGACCTGACCCGGCGGCTCGACAACCAGTGGACCGTGCGCACGGACCCGACCGGATGA